Genomic window (Synechococcus sp. LA31):
TGAGTTGGCTGGCCGATGGGGAGCAGCAATGGAACCTTCCATTTGGAATCGCCGGCTTTCCGTGATGGCGAGTTGATTCCGCTGATTCACACCAGCGAAGGGCTCAATTTGTCTCCCCCGCTGCGTTGGAGCGGGGCACCAGAGGCCACCCGCAGCTTCGCTCTGGTGCTGGAGGATCTCGATTCGCCGGCCGGCGGCTGGGTGCACTGGCTGCTGTTCAATATCCCGGCTTCGCTGCGGGCGTTGCCGGCCGGACTGGAGCGGGCCCCTGAACTGCCCAACGGTGCCCGCCATGGCAGCTGCTGGGGCGTGGGGCGGTTCGAGCGGATCGGCTACCAGGGGCCGCTGCCGCCCCAGGGTGCGGCCCATCGCTACGTGTTCCAGCTGGCGGCTCTGGATGCAGCCCTGGATCTGCCGCCGGGCTGCACGGTGTTCGACGTGCGTGAGGGGATCGAGGCTCATGCCCTGGCACGGACAGAGCTCACTGGGCTCTATGCCAGCGGTGCATAACCCCTCCGCTGCTTTAGAAGGGGTGCAGCAGTCTGCTGCAAAGTGCTGTGGTGCGTTTGTGTGGTCTGGGGTTGCGATGGCCTTTGCGCGTTGTTCTGGCTCTGCCCTTACTTGTTTTGAGTGGGAGTTGATGTGATCGATCGCAGGCAGCTTTCGATGGTGTTGCCGGTTGAGCTGATCGAGGCGATCAAGCAGCGCGCCCGTGGCCTGGGGCTGAGTATCACGGCCTATGTG
Coding sequences:
- a CDS encoding YbhB/YbcL family Raf kinase inhibitor-like protein, whose amino-acid sequence is MGSSNGTFHLESPAFRDGELIPLIHTSEGLNLSPPLRWSGAPEATRSFALVLEDLDSPAGGWVHWLLFNIPASLRALPAGLERAPELPNGARHGSCWGVGRFERIGYQGPLPPQGAAHRYVFQLAALDAALDLPPGCTVFDVREGIEAHALARTELTGLYASGA